The Ooceraea biroi isolate clonal line C1 chromosome 1, Obir_v5.4, whole genome shotgun sequence genome has a window encoding:
- the LOC105283348 gene encoding mucin-5AC: MLNVMITLFCALTILSLNHCHELPSKIEVETSINRTVDEVEKLMRQNTTLPHLSRNEIVDILFNITSKDVEAYQNKEMMEEARKIYQRALMVVLPYNEEDAKGNISDLYAKPPIVQIITDPSSSPDLKAWRNKKLEPYTQETEREKEPLGNLVVTHASEKTTKTRYKNHKETYSELETKMPLKEIAKLDSAPTKFSFNLENLQKQSTTEEPETTRRPVYQRPSSYSVKNKNVSAIYSTSTTTDRTTTTSSKDTSTIGLKKLRTSASPPLNHNGNVLSIDQWRYNAPTSATQNPTTSPKTADSPSPTVSKRLPYLSIIKMPKDVIAPTVISKTKDASRIVKVTSGKMQVANTEQSVSIYVTPTSSSFSSSSSSSPSTPSPSEKPKYSSTYNLNSGGFRTITTTTMRPEVMDLLASIGLRPENATNVEEVFKKSKVDLEISSRIPDSGGVSHSTSGLTTADLPSVTAQNAFGNVPEIGKGMSNLTPDVRLLFQRFGLQTSGNTVAASTTSTSAPRSTTNTYTNFKPLPTSKIKDRDMKEFLAQFGLGINEGVRQKKSMPASTERPSLIEAVPSNMRRILENIGLISRTTPRTTTTTTTTTTKTPTTITAPKTENVKPTELTSSMFHVFKPHEVRVKDERQRKKINELLDTIRLVQEGKANATDVRRVANELLATTKTLREGPDPLSLEEIIRIYNEDVKNEVKREQSSPETTPTITDSDPDVATNSTSMLTESIDASSTTTSTTTTTASDSAKDSSDLFGTLTPTSSTTAATNLVALEESFGGITSEPDPVVPTKRKNGLYFLVDWNTFLEVGEENNEKVNLRFQPKVGDRSRFLPVTVP; this comes from the exons ATGCTGAATGTAATG ATTACGCTTTTCTGCGCGCTGACCATCCTCAGTCTGAATCACTGCCATGAACTGCCGTCAAAGATTGAAGTCGAGACCTCGATCAACCGAACGGTCGACGAAGTTGAGAAGCTGATGCGTCAGAACACGACGTTACCGCATCTCAGTAGAAACGAGATCGTTGATATCCTCTTCAACATCACGTCCAAAGACGTCGAAGCGTATCAGAATAAAGAGATGATGGAGGAGGCGAGGAAGATCTATCAAAGGGCGCTGATGGTCGTTTTGCCCTACAACGAGGAGGACGCGAAAGGAAACATCAGCGATCTGTATGCAAAGCCTCCGATAGTCCAAATAATCACTGATCCTTCTTCCAGTCCGGATCTCAAGGCGTGGAGAAACAAGAAGTTAGAGCCGTACACGCAGGAAACAGAACGCGAGAAGGAACCCCTCGGGAATCTCGTGGTAACGCACGCTTCCGAGAAGACCACGAAGACGCGCTACAAGAATCACAAGGAAACGTACTCAGAATTAGAAACGAAGATGCCATTGAAAGAGATAGCGAAGTTGGACTCAGCGCCCACAAAGTTTAGCTTTAATCTGGAGAATCTGCAGAAACAGTCGACCACCGAGGAACCAGAAACTACCAGACGACCAGTATATCAAAGACCATCGTCTTACTCCGTCAAGAATAAAAATGTCTCTGCAATATACAGCACGAGTACGACAACAGATcgaacgacaacgacgagTTCCAAGGACACTTCGACGATTGGCTTAAAAAAACTGCGAACTTCCGCGTCCCCACCTTTAAACCATAACGGTAACGTCTTATCTATCGACCAGTGGCGTTATAATGCACCGACGAGTGCAACGCAAAATCCCACTACATCGCCCAAAACTGCGGATTCGCCTTCTCCTACAGTTTCCAAGAGGTTACCGTACCTTTCGATTATCAAGATGCCAAAGGATGTTATAGCTCCGACGGTGATCAGTAAAACTAAGGACGCTTCGCGGATCGTGAAAGTAACGTCTGGAAAAATGCAAGTGGCAAACACCGAGCAATCAGTTTCCATCTATGTGACCCCAacgtcctcctccttctcctcttcttcctcttcttctccttctacTCCATCTCCTTCTGAAAAGCCTAAATACAGCTCGACTTACAACTTGAACTCTGGAGGATTCCGCACGATCACAACAACCACCATGCGTCCGGAAGTGATGGATCTACTCGCTTCCATTGGGCTTCGACCGGAAAATGCCACAAACGTGGAGGAGGTCTTCAAGAAGAGCAAGGTGGACCTGGAGATCAGTTCCCGGATTCCCGACAGTGGCGGCGTTAGCCATTCGACTTCCGGTCTGACGACCGCCGATTTACCATCAGTGACCGCTCAAAACGCCTTTGGGAATGTTCCGGAGATTGGAAAGGGGATGAGCAATCTAACGCCCGATGTGCGGTTGCTGTTCCAGCGGTTCGGTCTACAGACATCCGGCAACACGGTAGCTGCTTCTACAACCTCCACATCCGCGCCGCGATCGACCACGAACACGTACACCAACTTCAAACCTCTTCCAACATCGAAGATCAAAGATCGAGATATGAAGGAGTTCCTGGCACAGTTTGGGCTCGGTATCAATGAGGGCGTCAGACAAAAGAAATCCATGCCGGCGTCGACGGAACGTCCGTCCTTGATCGAGGCTGTTCCAAGTAACATGAGACGGATCCTCGAAAACATCGGTCTGATCTCGCGCACTACACCAAgaacaacgacgacaacgacgacgacaacgacgaagaCGCCAACGACGATAACGGCGCCGAAGACGGAGAACGTGAAACCGACGGAATTGACCAGTTCCATGTTTCACGTCTTCAAGCCGCACGAGGTCCGCGTGAAAGACGAGCGACAGAGGAAGAAGATCAACGAGCTCCTGGACACAATCCGACTGGTGCAGGAAGGCAAGGCAAACGCGACGGATGTGCGAAGGGTGGCCAACGAACTGCTCGCGACCACGAAGACCCTAAGGGAGGGGCCGGATCCGTTGAGTCTGGAGGAGATTATCAGGATTTACAACGAGGACGTAAAGAACGAGGTGAAGAGGGAGCAGAGTTCGCCGGAAACCACTCCGACCATCACCGACAGTGACCCGGATGTTGCCACGAACTCCACGTCGATGCTTACTG AATCTATAGATGCTTCCTCGACGACGACCTcgacgacgaccacgacggCCTCAGACTCCGCGAAGGACAGTTCGGACTTGTTTGGTACACTGACGccgacgtcgtcgacgaccGCGGCTACGAATCTCGTGGCGTTGGAGGAGTCCTTCGGTGGTATCACCAGCGAGCCAGACCCCGTTGTGCCAACCAAGCGAAAAAACGGCCTGTACTTCCTAGTGGACTGGAACACCTTCCTGGAGGTCGGCGAGGAGAACAACGAGAAGGTGAATCTGAGGTTCCAGCCGAAAGTCGGCGACAGATCGAGATTTCTACCAGTCACTGTGCCGTAA
- the LOC105283347 gene encoding uncharacterized protein LOC105283347 — MLPNKDLVVRFVLLWIFISDAKCQSLEKMSKTLDEMLADTRSFRRPRDYEDTSLVWQEYEFGTGAGNREEVVVTNISTHDFLNMPNAANQQFLQTKAAYYFIYTENWNLHIYEIHWDDLGMIKFQFVTSIMATGRILQFKVLELSAEEMGNDNGIRNLLAVIVIENHYNKALHWYRIFGNTHLLYLKWHGVRRFQDMEFIQRESQHMILLLDDIVTSDSTKSWIDIYFFKVDPDRHSIDIWFCENLQVPKIVDIQVCPIYGSIILGLHQQYGHIDVYKFEDGPRLCHLEKHDTINNLNPNNLTNFVCFGSGYIEYLAISGRQPRLLHSFENEFQINTDLRLEVAHEISWITALPLDTYRDESLLLMQLTNQTVVALTWQGSRFKPIPLPNQILNNFDLSKVIIIPKIGFLYNDVYVRIETTLKGSAHPIHEKTESMLKTQALLEEVFQKQEAIFDETEARLNQSHLIPTTTGSWNLSEVIVSNATFDKDVDYGRVRIGSVDLGVEDITANVTLSLEKLKELEAKLDRVLPSVSDASNITLPPDVELIGDFLVNGTLYAKKVTAAAMNDAAASITLADDIVNSAGDIVIHGRKAFPSIDIDPSNFTVFSLNGVPLEKIMFDASLRDYKDVDFKMLKRLEIHGHLNFSEINNINWQDLMQSIVWKDRRTVILGETTVDEIVAEDKSSVVNLNHLPYPRDYVVEDFINNRFETNVTGAKYFDNLSVKDLVNVSTINDIDISDFIILSRHEVVNEGITFEDLEVDGTFLLDGNITGIDLNRIEGLLNETNNISSNVIFENLNVTGNIVFEDSINTKTWSDFDDILLKSEKSAVITGNKEFLNNVNIKSNITIKFEEINGHAISEFVTLNSDQQFPHLKKISANVTFGNVTLGAMQKLKDYITRENSAASNCLNTIVVLNSSIPPLVDNLYFNTLTHNISRAAFLEKLNQFLENVYCENLSLAELRADEILPSVVNGINYTDLVQRTLTKSTKQTLTGDLIVDNLETEVLDAEMMNEMPLDDLHRILMRTMSFHDNASDVDSPIEIGSLRVLGRISASLINDIYVHDIYEDSMGTVIFRGDVSIEDLTVAGFVNGLNLSQIADDAVRKTDRNVTFAGHKVFENFTCEYLDARFVNDHFVGDILNADQEQTLKGPVTVTGSVTVLREFNTTGRIGNLFLHDFTNRFRSLGNNSYILHGDFYFTENTSIGNLDVNGSIQQSMFEDYLKTTISNNDANITIFGRKLFNNSVTFNRAFIIDGSLNDIDLHRFHESAIYIDKPLSINSHVVFKEDVHVHKDIVVKTKLQSNTIWGVDMKQLQESVIALDEVRYFPARMTLDNVTFRESVEVEQVNDLQMDLLITLHTKQFIPVDRLRCTNITTRNLQISRRINTYTLDDIYGNTFMIYGNQNITGNMTIHENVYAQHDFNAHLINNFNPKHIISLISNDTLTGNFIFKSPVVLDKSLRILGSLNGVDPITWHGTAVKRTGETKQIISGKWRVHGNVHFEGDISGNELLNGVNVMEVSAALAKERATINDIIVETYGNLTDVCTSYLEPLMCDAAHQIYKFDKFDYLKVLNFEGDVHDIRKVELDNLDYVLVNYDTCRVKLLLYTEAGFEEVDEVSDFGLIDQWIFFNSNNSLYLLTIANHTCSNSLSDIWKLENNKLTHVLEIVNISGFTSSHQDAFVRMIRRDLENASENVQFDILEALVSYENKTLNLISDNKAVAIESLIYEMQGRSHHIYQKDCIACAAQLVFKVGIYGREEYLYYNENISQEYIYLYKTQNNDSSHAKILQTIKTCRPKSFLVLNFNGLIETLLIIAENNDTIQIYEYRGIEGFVHKDSIKMKIDKLYNFKIRKYTNLDERHCLAVIHENRLTILEAKMHGEKLDLETNTSKFCNPMCKTLK, encoded by the exons ATGTTACCGAATAAAGATCTCGTTGTGCGTTTCGTTCTTCTGTGGATCTTCATAAGTGACGCAAAATGCCAGAGTCTCGAGAAAATGTCGAAGACATTGGACGAAATGCTCGCCGATACAAGATCATTTCGGCGGCCACGGGATTACGAAGATACATCGTTAGTTTGGCAGGAGTATGAATTTGGCACCGGAGCTGGAAATCGAGAAG AGGTTGTCGTGACCAATATTTCAACCCATGATTTCCTTAATATGCCCAATGCCGCTAATCAGCAATTTTTGCAAACAAAGGCTGCgtactattttatttacacagAAAATTGGAACCTGCATATCTACGAGATTCATTGGGATGATTTAGGAATGATAAAGTTCCAATTTGTCACGAGTATAATGGCCACGGGACGcatattacaatttaaagtTCTCGAGTTGAGCGCCGAGGAAATGGGGAACGACAATGGCATACGAAATCTATTGGCAGTTATAGTTATTGAAAACCACTACAACAAGGCTCTGCACTGGTATAGAATATTTGGGAATAcgcatttattatatctaaaGTGGCATGGAGTAAGGCGCTTTCAGGACATGGAATTCATCCAAAGAGAGAGTCAACATATGATATTGTTACTCGATGATATTGTTACTTCGGATTCGACAAAATCGTGGATCGATATTTACTTCTTCAAAGTGGACCCTGATAGGCACAGCATTGATATATG GTTTTGCGAGAATCTGCAAGTTCCAAAGATAGTTGACATCCAAGTCTGCCCAATTTACGGGAGCATCATATTGGGTCTTCATCAACAATATGGCCATATCGACGTGTACAAATTTGAGGACGGACCTAGGTTGTGTCATCTCGAGAAGCACGATACTATCAACAATCTCAATCCCAACAATCTCACGAACTTCGTCTGCTTCGGGAGCGGTTACATCGAGTATTTGGCGATCAGCGGGCGGCAACCACGTTTGCTTCATAGTTTCGAGAACGAGTTTCAGATCAATACTGATCTGCGCCTGG AAGTCGCTCACGAAATTTCCTGGATCACCGCCCTGCCGTTGGACACGTATCGGGACGAGTCACTGCTGCTGATGCAGTTGACGAATCAGACGGTGGTCGCATTGACTTGGCAAGGTTCGAGATTCAAGCCAATCCCGTTACCCAATCAAATCCTGAACAACTTCGATCTGTCGAAAGTTATCATAATCCCGAAAATCGGATTTCTGTATAATGACGTGTACGTGCGTATAGAAACGACTTTGAAGGGATCGGCGCATCCTATACACGAAAAGACGGAGAGCATGTTGAAGACGCAGGCTTTGTTGGAG GAAGTCTTCCAAAAGCAGGAAGCCATTTTCGACGAGACCGAAGCGCGACTGAATCAGAGCCATTTAATCCCCACGACGACAGGCTCCTGGAATCTTTCAGAGGTGATCGTTTCGAACGCCACGTTCGACAAGGATGTGGATTACGGCCGTGTCAGGATAGGTTCGGTCGATCTGGGCGTGGAAGACATCACGGCGAATGTGACGTTAAGCTTGGAGAAATTGAAGGAACTCGAAGCGAAGCTTGATCGAGTCTTACCGAGTGTGTCGGACGCGTCGAACATCACCTTACCACCGGATGTCGAGTTGATCGGAGATTTTCTAGTGAATGGCACCCTCTATGCGAAGAAAGTCACCGCTGCTGCGATGAACGACGCGGCGGCGTCGATCACACTCGCGGACGACATCGTGAACAGCGCCGGCGATATCGTCATCCACGGCCGGAAGGCCTTCCCATCCATCGACATCGATCCATCGAATTTCACGGTGTTCTCTTTGAACGGCGTCCCCCTGGAAAAGATCATGTTTGATGCTTCTCTAAGGGATTACAAGGATGTGGACTTTAAGATGTTGAAGCGATTGGAGATTCATGGTCACCTGAACTTCTCCGagataaataacattaattggCAGGATCTGATGCAGAGCATAGTGTGGAAAGACAGGCGGACGGTCATTTTGGGAGAGACAACTGTGGATGAG ATTGTCGCTGAGGACAAGAGCAGCGTTGTAAATTTGAATCATTTGCCATATCCACGAGATTACGTCGTagaagattttattaataacagatTTGAAACTAACGTTACGGGTGCAAAATACTTCGACAATCTGTCTGTAAAAGATTTGGTGAACGTCAGCACGATAAATGACATCGACATCTCGGACTTCATCATACTTAGCAGACATGAAGTCGTTAATGAAGGAATCACTTTTGAGGATTTAGAAGTCGACGGAACTTTTTTG ctTGACGGAAATATAACAGGCATCGATTTAAACAGGATAGAAGGTTTGCTTAACGAAACCAATAACATATCTTCGAATGTAATTTTCGAAAATCTTAATGTTACGGGAAACATTGTATTCGAAGATTCGATTAATACCAAGACATGGTCAGACTTTGATGATATTTTGCTGAAAAGTGAGAAAAGTGCGGTAATTACTGGAAACAAAGAGTTCttgaataatgttaatataaaatctaacATAACGATCAAATTTGAAGAAATCAATGGTCACGCGATCTCGGAATTTGTGACATTAAACAGTGATCAACAGTTTCCTC ACTTGAAGAAGATATCAGCAAACGTCACTTTCGGCAATGTAACTCTTGGCGCCATGCAAAAATTAAAGGATTACATAACTCGCGAAAACTCTGCTGCCTCCAATTGCCTTAACACGATTGTGGTACTCAACAGTAGTATCCCGCCTCTTGTCGACAACTTGTACTTCAATACGCTAACGCACAACATTTCGCGGGCTGCCTTCCTCGAAAAACTGAATCAATTCCTCGAAAATGTATATTGCGAGAATTTGTCACTCGCGGAATTAAGGGCCGATGAGATCTTGCCCAGTGTGGTCAACGGGATCAATTACACCGATCTGGTCCAACGCACGTTGACGAAATCCACGAAGCAGACTCTGACGGGCGACTTGATAGTCGACAATTTGGAAACTGAAGTCTTGGACGCGGAAATGATGAATGAGATGCCGTTGGACGACTTGCATCGAATATTGATGCGTACGATGTCGTTTCACGACAACGCTTCCGACGTGGATTCGCCAATCGAGATAGGATCGTTACGAGTGTTGGGAAGGATCAGTGCCTCTTTGATCAACGACATTTACGTCCATGACATTTACGAGGACAGCATGGGGACCGTGATTTTCCGTGGAGATGTGTCGATCGAGGATCTCACGGTGGCTGGCTTCGTGAACGGTTTAAATCTGTCGCAAATCGCCGACGACGCCGTTCGAAAAACCGACAGAAATGTCACGTTTGCAGGACACAAAGTATTTGAAAACTTCACGTGCGAATATCTAGACGCGCGATTTGTAAACGACCATTTTGTGGGTGATATTCTGAATGCCGATCAGGAGCAGACGTTGAAAGGACCAGTTACTGTGACcg GTTCTGTAACCGTTTTGAGAGAGTTCAATACAACTGGCAGGATCGGTAATTTATTCTTACATGACTTTACAAACAGATTCCGATCACTTGGAAATAACTCTTACATTCTTCACGGTGACTTTTACTTCACTGAGAACACCTCCATTGGAAATCTAGACGTGAATGGATCGATACAACAATCGATGTTCGAGGATTACCTGAAAACGACGATCTCCAATAATGATGCGAATATTACGATATTCGgaaggaaattatttaataattcggTTACGTTTAATCGTGCATTTATCATCGATGGCAGTTTGAACGATATAGACCTGCACAGGTTTCACGAGAGCGCTATTTACATCGACAAACCTCTTTCGATCAATTCCCACGTCGTTTTCAAGGAAGATGTTCATGTGCACAAGGATATTGTagtaaaaacgaaattacaatCAAACACTATTTGGGGAGTTGACATGAAACAGCTGCAAGAATCTGTTATCGCTCTTGATGAAGTTAGATATTTTCCag CGCGGATGACACTCGACAACGTGACTTTCCGGGAAAGCGTAGAAGTCGAACAAGTCAATGACTTGCAAATGGATCTGCTGATTACGTTGCACACGAAGCAGTTTATACCAGTTGACAGGCTACGTTGTACTAATATTACCACTAGGAATCTCCAAATTTCGAGACGAATTAATACTTATACCTTGGACGACATTTATGGAAACACTTTTATg ATATATGGCAACCAGAATATTACGGGAAACATGACAATTCACGAAAATGTCTACGCGCAGCACGATTTCAACGCTCATCTCATCAACAACTTTAATCCTAAGCACATCATTTCTTTGATCAGCAACGATACTCTAACTG gaaactttatattcaaaagtCCAGTAGTCCTTGATAAAAGCCTCAGGATTCTGGGTTCTCTAAACGGGGTAGATCCGATTACTTGGCACGGGACGGCAGTGAAGAGAACCGGCGAAACAAAACAGATTATATCCGGGAAATGGAGAGTGCACGGAAACGTCCATTTCGAAGGGGATATTAGCGGAAATGAGCTTCTAAATGGAGTTAACGTCATGGAGGTGTCAGCCGCTCTTGCAAAAGAACGTGCAACTATAAACGACATCATCGTAGAAACATAT GGGAATTTGACCGATGTGTGCACGTCGTATTTAGAACCGCTTATGTGCGATGCGGCGCATCAGATATACAAATTCGATAAGTTCGATTATTTGAAAGTGCTGAATTTCGAGGGCGACGTTCACGATATTCGAAAAGTCGAATTGGACAATTTGGATTACGTGTTGGTGAATTACGACACTTGCCGCGTGAAGCTTCTGCTGTACACTGAAGCTGGCTTCGAAGAGGTTGATGAAGTATCCGATTTTGGATTAATTGATCAATGGATCTTTTTCAACTCTAATAATTCTTTGTATTTGCTCACCATTGCCAATCACACCTGCAGCAACAGCCTAAGTGACATATGGAAGTtggagaataataaattgacg CACGTATTAGAAATTGTCAACATCTCCGGTTTTACCAGTTCACATCAAGACGCGTTTGTTAGGATGATACGCAGGGATCTCGAAAACGCTTCCGAAAACGTGCAGTTTGACATATTGGAGGCTCTCGTCTCGTACGAGAATAAGACATTGAATTTAATATCAGATAATAAAGCAGTTGCTATTGAATCTTTAATCTACGAAATGCAAGGAAGGTCACATCATATATATCAGAAAGATTGTATTGCTTGTGCTGCTCAATTGGTCTTTAAAGTAGGTATTTATGGCAGAGAAGAGTACCTTTACTACAATGAAAACATCAGCCAAGAATACATATAC TTGTACAAAACACAAAACAATGACAGCTCGCATGCGAAGATCTTGCAAACCATAAAAACATGTCGGCCGAAATCATTTTTAGTTCTTAATTTCAATGGATTAATAGAGACGCTGCTTATCATCGCGGAAAACAACGACACCATCCAAATTTACGAATATCGAG GTATCGAGGGCTTCGTGCATAAGGATAGCATCAAAATGAAAATCGATAAGTTGTACAACTTTAAAATAAGGAAGTACACTAATCTCGACGAAAGACACTGCCTGGCTGTAATTCACGAAAATCGACTAACAATTTTGGAAGCAAAAATGCATGGCGAGAAGTTGGACTTGGAAACGAACACCTCAAAATTCTGTAATCCGATGTGCAAAACGTTAAAATGA